One genomic region from Nocardia vinacea encodes:
- a CDS encoding cysteine dioxygenase family protein, giving the protein MRSSVLSLNSARNALSATPPLDRAVSSALPTRLRPADLLRLTDEGAEDVLAGRYDHLLPANGIWPTDERWATRLLSDDEVDVWLISWTPGKSTELHDHAGSLGALTVLSGALSEFRWNGTELRRRTLTAGDQASFPIGWVHDVMRAPAVGDCLQVARNDTAVESAGPLDPTLSVHAYSPPLTAMSYYEVTGHGTLRRSRTVLTDQPEGDM; this is encoded by the coding sequence ATGCGTTCTTCTGTTCTTTCCCTCAATTCCGCACGTAATGCCCTGTCGGCTACCCCGCCGCTGGATCGTGCCGTCTCCTCCGCATTACCCACGCGCCTGCGTCCCGCCGATCTGCTCCGGCTGACCGATGAGGGCGCCGAAGACGTACTCGCTGGACGCTACGACCATCTGTTGCCCGCCAATGGAATTTGGCCGACCGATGAGCGCTGGGCCACCCGGCTGCTTTCCGATGACGAGGTCGATGTCTGGCTGATCAGCTGGACGCCCGGCAAATCCACCGAATTGCACGACCACGCCGGTTCGCTCGGCGCATTGACCGTGCTCAGCGGCGCGCTCTCGGAATTCCGCTGGAACGGAACCGAACTGCGCCGACGCACCCTGACCGCGGGTGATCAAGCCTCGTTCCCGATCGGCTGGGTGCACGATGTGATGCGCGCGCCGGCCGTCGGCGACTGCTTGCAGGTCGCTCGAAACGATACTGCCGTCGAATCCGCCGGGCCGCTCGATCCGACGCTCAGCGTGCACGCTTATTCACCTCCGCTCACCGCCATGTCCTATTACGAGGTGACTGGCCACGGCACCCTGCGGCGCTCCCGAACCGTCCTCACCGACCAGCCCGAAGGTGATATGTGA
- a CDS encoding DUF6779 domain-containing protein — protein sequence MVSPSRSSTSRRRRDDAGKLFIGVLILLGLVASVFLVFSDRLQFVRIGLVAALWAAVIGALAATRYRKEATIDKAKVRDLQTVYELQLEREVTARREYELGVEARVRAEVGADAAEMAALRAELTVLRESLQRLFDGDLPMDRPALRADATRIHELPSAFGNSANNSSANADTWLDMAFQQSPSTLTPVFESDHPEPPRFASPFDDPVTAETAIVSVDDLDAADIADAEIDNDPLTTTGGWADAFTEDPEKTGVPPRLQPLEYTVPPRPSSPEPSEPESHDLSTPEPSTPTPHPEPTPHPTTAVPPLGASSRRRRRVDPDADSGNSSRRLSVAEIMANLQSEEKGRTGR from the coding sequence ATGGTTTCACCCTCCCGTAGCAGCACCTCTCGTCGACGGCGGGACGACGCGGGAAAATTGTTCATCGGCGTATTGATTCTGCTCGGTCTGGTTGCCAGCGTTTTCCTGGTTTTCAGTGACCGTCTGCAGTTTGTTCGGATCGGCTTGGTGGCGGCGCTGTGGGCGGCCGTCATCGGCGCTTTGGCCGCGACGCGGTACCGCAAGGAAGCCACGATCGATAAGGCCAAGGTTCGTGACCTGCAGACGGTGTACGAGCTCCAGTTGGAACGTGAGGTGACCGCCCGGCGCGAATACGAGCTCGGCGTCGAGGCGCGGGTGCGCGCGGAAGTGGGTGCCGATGCGGCCGAAATGGCCGCGCTGCGCGCCGAACTAACCGTGCTGCGCGAGAGTCTGCAGCGGCTCTTCGACGGTGATCTGCCGATGGATCGACCCGCATTGCGCGCCGATGCGACCCGGATTCACGAGTTGCCGAGTGCATTCGGAAATTCGGCCAACAATAGCTCGGCGAATGCCGACACCTGGCTGGACATGGCATTCCAGCAATCTCCCAGCACCTTGACCCCGGTCTTCGAATCGGATCATCCGGAGCCTCCGCGGTTCGCCAGCCCGTTCGACGATCCGGTGACCGCGGAGACCGCGATCGTCTCGGTCGACGATCTCGATGCTGCGGATATCGCCGACGCCGAGATCGACAACGACCCGCTCACCACCACCGGCGGCTGGGCCGACGCGTTCACCGAGGACCCGGAAAAGACCGGTGTCCCGCCGCGGCTGCAGCCGTTGGAGTACACCGTGCCGCCGCGCCCGTCGTCGCCGGAGCCGTCCGAACCCGAGTCGCATGACCTCTCGACACCGGAGCCGTCCACCCCGACGCCACACCCGGAGCCCACCCCGCATCCGACGACCGCGGTCCCGCCCCTCGGCGCCAGCTCCCGCCGCCGTCGCCGAGTAGATCCGGATGCTGACTCCGGCAACTCCTCACGCCGACTTTCGGTCGCCGAGATCATGGCCAACCTGCAGTCCGAAGAGAAGGGCCGTACGGGGCGCTGA
- a CDS encoding Rossmann-like and DUF2520 domain-containing protein: MTSRSVNPDNAASGDPAPARLTVGIVSAGRVGSALGAALERAGHVVFGVAAISDASVHRARTRLPESEILPVEEVAARSELLLLAVPDAELAGLVRGLASAGVVRAGSIVAHTSGANGVGVLAPLAERGVLPLAIHPAMTFTGHDEDVARLGNACFGITAADEIGFAIAQSLVIEMGGEPVRVQEENRQLYHAALAHGSNHLVTVILDAVDGLRAALAGPGLLGQQIVDDQPNGLAERLLAPLASAALDNALRRGQSALTGPVARGDADAVAAHLTALEAVDTRLAAGYRAMSLRTAERAKTNPALIELLEGGR, translated from the coding sequence TTGACCTCGAGAAGCGTCAACCCTGACAACGCTGCTTCGGGTGACCCCGCGCCTGCACGCTTGACGGTGGGAATCGTCTCGGCGGGCCGCGTCGGCTCCGCACTCGGCGCGGCGCTCGAGCGCGCCGGGCATGTGGTGTTCGGTGTGGCCGCCATTTCCGATGCGTCGGTGCATCGGGCCCGCACTCGACTGCCCGAGTCCGAGATCCTGCCGGTCGAGGAGGTGGCCGCACGCAGCGAGCTGCTGCTGCTGGCCGTACCCGATGCCGAACTAGCCGGGCTGGTGCGTGGGCTCGCATCCGCGGGTGTGGTCCGGGCAGGCAGCATCGTTGCGCACACCTCCGGCGCGAATGGCGTCGGCGTGCTTGCTCCGCTGGCCGAGCGTGGCGTATTGCCGCTGGCCATCCATCCGGCGATGACCTTCACCGGACACGATGAGGATGTCGCTCGTCTCGGCAATGCCTGCTTCGGCATTACCGCCGCCGACGAAATCGGCTTCGCCATCGCGCAATCGCTGGTGATCGAAATGGGTGGTGAGCCGGTTCGGGTGCAGGAAGAAAATCGCCAGCTTTATCACGCGGCGCTCGCACACGGCAGTAATCACCTGGTCACGGTCATCCTGGACGCGGTCGACGGACTGCGCGCCGCACTGGCGGGCCCCGGCCTGCTCGGCCAGCAGATCGTCGACGATCAACCCAATGGTCTGGCCGAACGCCTGCTCGCCCCCTTGGCCTCCGCCGCGCTCGACAATGCCCTGCGCCGCGGTCAGTCGGCGCTGACCGGCCCGGTGGCGCGCGGCGACGCGGATGCCGTTGCCGCCCATCTGACCGCCCTGGAAGCGGTCGATACCCGTCTGGCCGCGGGCTATCGCGCAATGTCGCTGCGCACGGCCGAACGCGCCAAGACCAATCCGGCTCTGATCGAGCTGCTGGAGGGAGGCCGATGA
- the panD gene encoding aspartate 1-decarboxylase encodes MLRTMMKSKIHRATVTHADLHYVGSVTVDQDLLDAADLLEGEQVCIVDIDNGARLETYVIAGERGSGVIGINGAAAHLVHPGDLVILIAYGMMDEAELKEYAPKVVFVDEHNRATDLGSDPAHAPAGSGLVTPRSLTTV; translated from the coding sequence ATGTTGCGCACCATGATGAAGTCGAAGATCCACCGTGCCACGGTGACCCATGCCGATCTGCACTATGTCGGCTCGGTGACCGTCGACCAGGATCTGCTCGACGCCGCCGATCTGCTCGAGGGTGAGCAGGTCTGCATTGTCGATATCGATAACGGCGCCCGCCTGGAGACCTATGTGATCGCCGGTGAGCGCGGTTCGGGTGTTATCGGGATCAATGGTGCCGCCGCCCATCTTGTGCATCCCGGTGATCTGGTCATCCTGATCGCCTACGGCATGATGGACGAGGCGGAGCTGAAGGAATATGCCCCGAAGGTCGTCTTCGTCGACGAGCACAATCGTGCGACCGATCTCGGTTCCGATCCGGCGCACGCTCCGGCGGGTTCCGGTCTGGTCACCCCGCGCTCACTGACCACCGTCTGA
- the folK gene encoding 2-amino-4-hydroxy-6-hydroxymethyldihydropteridine diphosphokinase yields the protein MSRAVLSIGSNLGDRLAHLRSVVEGLGDRVVAVSSVYSTAPWGGVEQDDYFNAVVLADDPEFGAHDWLRFGQQLEQAAGRVREVRWGARTLDVDVVWCADGGVVCRSDDPELTLPHPQAHNRAFVLIPWLDVQPDAELDVDGTARPVRDWLTELDAAERAGVRPTEFVLSAAAEGSA from the coding sequence ATGAGTCGCGCCGTCTTGTCGATCGGCTCCAATCTGGGCGATCGGCTCGCACATCTGCGCAGTGTTGTCGAGGGGTTGGGGGATCGCGTGGTCGCGGTTTCGTCGGTGTACTCGACTGCGCCATGGGGCGGGGTCGAACAGGACGACTATTTCAATGCCGTTGTGCTGGCTGATGATCCGGAGTTCGGCGCGCACGATTGGCTGCGCTTCGGGCAACAGTTGGAGCAGGCCGCCGGGCGGGTGCGCGAGGTGCGTTGGGGTGCGCGCACTCTCGATGTCGATGTGGTGTGGTGTGCCGATGGCGGCGTGGTCTGCCGCAGCGACGATCCGGAATTGACCTTGCCGCATCCGCAGGCACACAACCGGGCCTTTGTGCTCATCCCGTGGCTGGATGTGCAGCCGGACGCGGAACTCGATGTCGATGGAACCGCCCGGCCGGTGCGCGACTGGCTCACCGAACTCGACGCGGCCGAGCGCGCCGGCGTCCGGCCGACCGAATTCGTGCTGTCGGCTGCCGCGGAGGGATCGGCGTAG
- a CDS encoding DUF3180 domain-containing protein gives MKPTRILDLIANVVIAALIAWVLTRMAYGSFPPISIYAGASLYPVAAIEVALGFVIRGRVNEHQIGDGSHQLHPITAARAVALAKASAQVGSLAAGVWLGFLFWVFPQRGTLNAAGADSPGAIVGMLAGVALVAAALWLEYCCRAPEDPSDDPATT, from the coding sequence CTGAAGCCGACCCGGATCCTCGATCTCATCGCCAATGTCGTTATCGCGGCGCTCATCGCCTGGGTGCTCACGCGAATGGCCTATGGCAGTTTTCCGCCGATCTCGATTTATGCGGGCGCATCTCTTTATCCGGTCGCCGCGATCGAAGTTGCGCTCGGCTTCGTAATTCGCGGACGGGTCAATGAACATCAGATCGGCGACGGCAGCCATCAGTTGCATCCGATCACCGCGGCCCGCGCGGTCGCGTTGGCGAAGGCGTCCGCGCAGGTCGGCTCGCTTGCCGCCGGTGTCTGGCTGGGTTTCCTTTTCTGGGTCTTTCCGCAGCGCGGCACCTTGAATGCGGCGGGTGCGGATAGTCCCGGCGCCATTGTCGGGATGCTGGCGGGGGTGGCTTTGGTAGCTGCGGCACTGTGGCTGGAGTATTGCTGTCGGGCTCCCGAGGACCCTTCGGATGATCCAGCAACTACATAG
- the lysS gene encoding lysine--tRNA ligase has translation MRIRREKRERLIADGGDAYPVVVPRTHTLGEIRAAYPELEPDTQTGLQVGVVGRVIFLRNTGKLCFATLQEGDGTKLQAMISLNGVGADALAAWKADVDLGDFVFVHGEVISSRTGELSVMADSWAMSAKALRPLPVAHKEMNEESRVRQRYVDLIVRPEAREMARTRVAVVRALRNALERRDFLEVETPMLQTLHGGAAARPFVTHSNALDIDLYLRIAPELFLKRCVVGGLEQVFEINRNFRNEGSDSTHSPEFAMLETYEAYGTYDDSARMIRELVQEVAEEVFGTQVVTLADGTEYDLRGEWATVEMYPSLSDALGVSVTPETSIEELFALADRVGLEIPEDKGYGHGKLVEELWEHQYGDKLYAPTFVRDFPVETSPLTRQHRSKPGVTEKWDLYVRGFELATGYSELVDPVIQRDRFVDQARLAAQGDDEAMALDEDFLAAMEHGMPPTTGTGMGIDRLLMALTGLGIRETILFPIVRPVTR, from the coding sequence ATGCGGATTCGGCGCGAGAAGCGCGAGCGGTTGATCGCCGATGGCGGTGATGCCTATCCGGTGGTGGTGCCGCGCACACATACTCTCGGCGAAATTCGGGCCGCCTATCCGGAGCTCGAGCCGGACACCCAGACCGGTCTGCAGGTCGGTGTCGTCGGGCGCGTCATTTTCCTGCGTAATACCGGCAAGCTGTGTTTCGCCACGCTGCAGGAGGGCGACGGCACCAAACTGCAGGCGATGATCAGCCTCAACGGTGTCGGAGCCGACGCACTGGCGGCCTGGAAGGCCGATGTAGACCTCGGAGACTTCGTATTCGTGCACGGTGAGGTGATCTCCTCACGAACCGGCGAATTGAGCGTCATGGCCGATTCCTGGGCCATGTCGGCCAAGGCCCTGCGGCCGCTGCCGGTGGCGCACAAGGAGATGAACGAGGAGTCGCGGGTTCGGCAGCGCTATGTCGATCTGATCGTGCGCCCCGAGGCCAGGGAAATGGCCAGGACCAGGGTTGCGGTGGTGCGCGCGCTGCGCAATGCGCTCGAGCGCCGCGACTTCCTCGAGGTGGAGACGCCGATGCTGCAGACGCTGCACGGCGGTGCGGCGGCGCGACCGTTCGTCACCCATTCCAACGCCCTCGATATCGATCTCTACCTGCGAATTGCGCCCGAACTGTTCCTCAAGCGCTGTGTGGTGGGCGGCCTGGAACAGGTCTTCGAGATCAACAGGAACTTCCGGAACGAGGGGTCGGACTCCACGCATTCCCCGGAGTTCGCAATGTTGGAAACCTATGAGGCATACGGCACCTACGACGACTCCGCACGGATGATTCGGGAATTGGTGCAGGAAGTTGCCGAGGAGGTCTTCGGCACGCAGGTGGTAACCCTTGCAGATGGCACCGAATACGATCTCCGCGGCGAGTGGGCGACGGTCGAGATGTACCCCTCGCTGTCGGACGCACTGGGTGTATCGGTGACTCCGGAAACTTCGATCGAGGAATTATTTGCGCTCGCTGATCGGGTCGGACTCGAAATTCCCGAGGACAAGGGCTATGGCCACGGCAAACTTGTCGAAGAACTGTGGGAGCACCAGTACGGTGACAAGCTCTACGCCCCGACTTTCGTGCGTGACTTCCCCGTCGAGACATCACCGCTGACCAGACAGCATCGCAGCAAGCCCGGAGTTACCGAGAAGTGGGACCTCTATGTGCGCGGCTTCGAGTTGGCAACTGGCTATTCGGAGTTGGTCGATCCGGTGATCCAGCGCGACCGGTTCGTGGATCAAGCGCGGCTTGCCGCGCAAGGTGATGACGAGGCGATGGCACTCGACGAGGACTTCCTCGCGGCGATGGAGCACGGCATGCCTCCGACAACGGGTACGGGTATGGGAATCGATCGCTTGTTGATGGCACTCACGGGATTGGGAATCCGGGAAACGATACTGTTCCCAATTGTGCGTCCAGTCACTCGCTGA
- a CDS encoding DUF1772 domain-containing protein, with amino-acid sequence MFALRLAALVAATLATGLIAGVFYAYATSVMPALNRTDDRAMIDAMQKINVVIINPWFMLGFLGTVGFTLLAAALHLGKEHRTTLIWLGVALALNVIAFAVTSGLNVPLNDQLAAAGDPAQIGDLAKVRADFESAWVRWNILRAILHTLAFLVLTGALFVAGIQHGRTQAAGAVGTQQVSQSRPMSSVGPQSAGQPFRAPIMAQQYGFGQSGPQSTGAHSLA; translated from the coding sequence ATGTTCGCGCTACGACTCGCCGCGCTGGTGGCGGCCACCCTCGCAACCGGCTTGATCGCGGGCGTTTTCTACGCTTATGCGACATCGGTGATGCCCGCGCTGAACCGCACCGACGATCGCGCGATGATCGATGCGATGCAGAAGATCAATGTGGTCATCATCAACCCGTGGTTCATGCTCGGATTCCTCGGCACCGTCGGCTTCACCCTCCTCGCAGCGGCACTGCACCTGGGCAAGGAACACCGCACCACCTTGATCTGGCTCGGTGTGGCCTTGGCACTCAATGTGATCGCCTTCGCGGTCACCTCCGGGTTGAATGTTCCACTCAACGACCAACTCGCGGCGGCAGGCGACCCAGCCCAGATCGGTGACCTGGCAAAGGTGCGCGCCGATTTCGAATCCGCTTGGGTCCGTTGGAATATCCTCCGCGCAATCCTGCACACACTGGCCTTCCTGGTGCTGACCGGGGCACTGTTCGTGGCGGGCATCCAGCACGGCCGCACGCAGGCCGCGGGTGCGGTTGGCACACAGCAGGTTTCGCAGTCCCGGCCGATGTCGAGTGTCGGTCCGCAATCCGCCGGTCAGCCGTTCCGTGCGCCGATCATGGCTCAGCAGTACGGATTCGGACAGTCTGGTCCGCAGTCGACGGGTGCGCATTCCCTGGCCTAG
- a CDS encoding rhodanese-like domain-containing protein, with translation MSIDQMLENARARLNRVYAFETPQALDRGAILVDIRPQAQRAREGALPGALVIERNVLEWRLDPSSSARLALATDHDVEWIVVCSEGFTSSLAAAALQELGLHRATDVIGGYQALKAAGLLSVGVRAPHFAREVEALATL, from the coding sequence TTGTCCATCGATCAGATGCTCGAGAACGCGCGGGCCCGCCTGAATCGGGTCTATGCCTTCGAAACGCCGCAGGCGCTGGATCGGGGCGCGATTCTGGTCGATATCCGGCCGCAGGCGCAGCGCGCACGTGAGGGCGCACTGCCGGGCGCGCTGGTGATCGAACGGAATGTCCTGGAATGGCGTTTGGATCCGTCGAGTTCGGCCCGGCTGGCACTGGCCACCGATCACGATGTGGAATGGATCGTCGTCTGCTCGGAGGGCTTTACCTCCAGTCTCGCCGCGGCCGCGCTGCAGGAACTCGGTCTGCATCGGGCCACCGATGTGATCGGTGGCTATCAGGCATTGAAGGCGGCCGGTTTGCTCAGTGTCGGGGTCCGGGCGCCGCACTTCGCGCGTGAGGTCGAGGCGCTGGCAACACTGTAA
- a CDS encoding esterase/lipase family protein, with product MRRVSGSALVVSVLAVLWVGAGGSAQAEYPVDYNFFAGIPNELVNHGGSLPGSNDWGCRPSAAHPNPVVLAHGTGGGAQTNWGLYAPLLANEGYCVFSLTYGAYDLPWPISAVGGMLPIEQSAVQFGAFVDRVLAATGASRVDVVGHSQGTVMPNYYAKRLGGADKIDKYVSIAPAWRGTNAGGGADVAAFAERLGAGPYFQAAAGSLCQACTQLLRDSVFLRDLNSDGVYVPSITYTNIMAGLDEIVVPYDSGFVPGPNATSIVVQDGCATDFSEHLAIAGSPRTARFVLNALDPAHAREVPCEFVPPFTG from the coding sequence ATGCGGCGTGTTTCCGGGTCCGCGCTCGTTGTTTCCGTGCTGGCCGTGCTGTGGGTTGGTGCGGGTGGTAGTGCGCAGGCCGAATATCCGGTGGACTACAACTTCTTTGCCGGAATTCCGAATGAGCTGGTGAATCATGGTGGCTCGCTGCCGGGTTCGAATGATTGGGGGTGTCGACCCAGTGCGGCGCATCCGAATCCGGTGGTGCTCGCGCACGGTACGGGTGGTGGGGCGCAGACGAATTGGGGGTTGTACGCGCCGCTGCTCGCGAACGAAGGTTACTGCGTCTTCTCGTTGACCTACGGCGCCTACGATCTGCCGTGGCCGATCTCCGCGGTGGGCGGGATGCTGCCGATCGAGCAGAGTGCGGTGCAGTTCGGTGCGTTCGTGGATCGGGTGCTCGCGGCGACCGGGGCGAGCAGGGTGGATGTGGTCGGGCATTCGCAGGGCACGGTGATGCCGAACTACTACGCCAAGCGGCTCGGCGGTGCGGACAAGATCGATAAATATGTATCGATCGCACCGGCCTGGCGCGGTACCAATGCGGGCGGCGGGGCGGATGTGGCCGCATTCGCCGAGCGGCTCGGCGCCGGGCCCTACTTCCAGGCGGCGGCGGGTTCGCTGTGCCAGGCCTGCACCCAGCTGTTGCGCGATTCGGTGTTCCTGCGGGATCTCAACAGCGACGGCGTCTACGTTCCCAGCATCACCTACACCAACATCATGGCCGGCCTCGACGAGATCGTCGTCCCCTACGACTCGGGATTCGTGCCCGGGCCGAACGCGACGAGTATCGTCGTCCAGGACGGCTGCGCGACCGACTTCTCCGAACATCTGGCAATCGCGGGCAGTCCCCGCACCGCCCGCTTCGTGCTCAACGCCCTCGATCCGGCGCATGCGCGCGAGGTGCCGTGCGAGTTCGTCCCACCGTTCACTGGCTAA
- a CDS encoding histone-like nucleoid-structuring protein Lsr2: MAKKVTVSLIDDVDGESIADETIEFAIDGVSYEIDLSSANAAKLRDGLEEWVSSARRVSGRRRVKAAVAAPGAAKSRVSIDREQSAAIREWARRNGHKVSARGRISADITDAYNKAAKG; encoded by the coding sequence ATGGCAAAGAAGGTCACCGTTAGCCTGATCGACGATGTCGATGGTGAGTCCATCGCGGACGAGACCATTGAGTTCGCGATCGACGGTGTGTCGTACGAGATCGACCTGTCGTCGGCAAATGCGGCGAAGCTGCGCGACGGCTTGGAAGAGTGGGTTTCGAGTGCTCGGCGGGTGAGTGGTCGGCGGCGGGTCAAGGCTGCGGTCGCTGCTCCCGGAGCTGCAAAGAGCCGGGTCTCGATCGATCGTGAACAAAGCGCTGCAATTCGCGAGTGGGCGCGCCGGAATGGACACAAGGTGTCCGCGCGGGGTCGTATCTCGGCCGACATCACCGATGCGTACAACAAGGCCGCGAAGGGCTGA
- the panC gene encoding pantoate--beta-alanine ligase, whose amino-acid sequence MMDPKLRGAYRRGELTVHHDPEVIAAVSKALRSVGRTVGLVPTMGALHEGHLEIVRRAKRTNQVVIVSIFVNPLQFGANEDLDKYPRTLDADVELLRTEGVELVFAPSASDMYPDGPRSTVHPGPIGAELEGASRPTHFAGMLTVVAKLLNIARPTEAFFGEKDYQQLTLIRQMVRDLNMDVKIVPLPTVREPDGLALSSRNRYLDAAQRESALALSAALAAGRHAGALGADAVLAAARAVLDATPGVDVDYLELRSSTLAPAPANGNARLLIAARVGPTRLIDNTAVALGAPVDGGHPTLPDSRTAATDSQPAQANF is encoded by the coding sequence ATGATGGATCCGAAATTGCGTGGCGCATACCGGCGCGGCGAGCTGACCGTGCACCACGATCCCGAGGTGATCGCCGCGGTCTCCAAGGCCCTGCGCAGTGTCGGACGTACCGTCGGCCTGGTGCCGACCATGGGCGCACTGCACGAGGGGCATCTCGAGATCGTGCGCCGGGCCAAGCGGACCAATCAGGTGGTCATCGTCTCGATTTTCGTGAATCCGCTGCAGTTCGGTGCGAACGAGGATCTGGATAAATACCCGCGGACCCTCGACGCCGACGTCGAGTTGCTGCGCACCGAGGGTGTGGAGCTGGTATTCGCGCCGAGTGCGTCGGATATGTATCCGGACGGGCCGCGCTCCACCGTGCATCCGGGCCCGATCGGCGCCGAGCTCGAAGGCGCCAGCCGCCCGACGCATTTCGCGGGCATGCTGACCGTGGTCGCGAAGCTGCTGAATATCGCGCGCCCGACCGAGGCGTTCTTCGGCGAGAAGGACTATCAGCAGCTCACACTGATCCGGCAGATGGTGCGCGATCTGAATATGGACGTCAAGATCGTGCCGCTGCCGACGGTTCGCGAACCCGACGGCCTCGCACTGTCCTCCCGCAATCGGTATCTCGATGCGGCACAGCGCGAATCGGCGCTGGCCCTGTCGGCGGCGCTGGCCGCGGGTCGGCATGCGGGTGCGCTCGGCGCCGATGCCGTGCTGGCGGCTGCCCGCGCGGTGCTCGACGCGACCCCCGGTGTCGATGTCGACTATCTCGAATTGCGGTCGTCCACGCTCGCCCCCGCCCCCGCCAACGGCAATGCGCGGCTGCTCATCGCCGCCAGGGTCGGCCCGACCCGCCTGATCGACAATACCGCCGTCGCGCTCGGCGCCCCCGTGGACGGCGGCCACCCCACACTTCCCGATTCGCGCACCGCCGCGACCGATTCCCAGCCTGCCCAGGCCAATTTTTAG
- a CDS encoding FHA domain-containing protein, whose protein sequence is MLTPDQQRVTIGRSPQADLALRWDAEVSRLHAAVEYLGAHWTIVDDGLSRNGTFVNGERLVGRRRLMAGDRIRVGTSLVSFHDFGGVVDDATRTSTGAIPTLRSLTDTQRSVLVALCRPYKNGAGFASPASNQQIAEELFLSVDAIKTHLRALFAKFGVENLPQNQKRVRLAGLAMQSGLISDRDL, encoded by the coding sequence ATGCTCACCCCGGACCAGCAGCGCGTTACCATCGGGCGTTCCCCGCAGGCCGATCTGGCGCTGCGCTGGGACGCGGAGGTCTCGCGGCTGCATGCGGCGGTCGAATATCTCGGCGCGCACTGGACGATCGTCGATGACGGCCTGTCCCGCAACGGCACCTTCGTCAACGGGGAGCGACTCGTCGGGCGGCGGCGGCTGATGGCGGGCGATCGGATCCGGGTCGGTACCTCGCTGGTCTCGTTCCATGATTTCGGTGGCGTTGTCGATGATGCGACGCGGACCTCGACCGGCGCTATTCCCACGCTACGTTCACTGACCGATACCCAGCGCTCGGTGCTGGTCGCACTGTGCCGTCCATATAAGAACGGTGCGGGTTTCGCGTCTCCGGCTTCGAATCAACAGATCGCCGAGGAATTGTTCCTCAGCGTCGATGCGATCAAGACACATCTGCGGGCACTGTTCGCCAAGTTCGGTGTGGAAAATCTGCCGCAGAATCAGAAAAGAGTCCGACTGGCCGGTTTGGCCATGCAAAGTGGGTTGATCTCCGACCGAGACTTGTGA
- a CDS encoding type III pantothenate kinase translates to MLLTIDVRNTSIELGLFSGSGSHAKLVRHWRMHTNPLLTADEFAMQVRGLVGDQVEEIVGVSALSTVPPVLREIRSMLTRYWDHVPYVVVEPGVRTGIPLLVDNPKEIGADRIVNTLAAHHRFGTAAIVVDFGTATTVDLVSAKGEFLGGVLAPGVEISSEALIERAALRRVELARPRSVVGKNTVEAIQSGAIFGFAGLVDGLIDRIRDEFDAFAGDDVSVVATGATAPLIVPESETIDHHEPHLTLTGLRLVYERNQRRKGV, encoded by the coding sequence ATGCTGCTGACCATCGATGTCCGAAATACGAGCATCGAGCTCGGATTGTTCTCGGGCAGTGGTAGTCACGCGAAGTTGGTGCGGCACTGGCGGATGCATACCAATCCGCTGCTGACCGCGGACGAATTCGCCATGCAGGTGCGCGGATTGGTCGGTGATCAGGTCGAGGAGATCGTCGGAGTTTCGGCGCTGTCCACTGTGCCGCCGGTACTGCGCGAGATCAGATCGATGCTCACTCGCTATTGGGATCATGTGCCGTATGTGGTGGTGGAACCCGGTGTGCGAACCGGTATTCCGCTGCTCGTCGACAATCCCAAGGAAATCGGCGCGGACCGCATCGTGAACACCCTTGCCGCACATCATCGTTTCGGCACGGCCGCGATTGTCGTGGATTTCGGCACCGCCACCACCGTTGATCTGGTATCGGCCAAGGGCGAGTTTCTCGGCGGTGTGCTCGCACCGGGTGTGGAGATCTCCAGTGAGGCGCTCATCGAGCGTGCCGCATTGCGCCGGGTGGAGTTGGCGCGGCCGCGTTCGGTGGTCGGCAAGAACACCGTCGAGGCCATCCAATCCGGCGCGATATTCGGCTTCGCCGGTTTGGTGGACGGTCTGATCGATCGGATTCGCGATGAATTCGACGCATTCGCCGGTGACGATGTCTCGGTGGTCGCGACCGGCGCCACCGCACCGTTGATCGTGCCCGAATCGGAGACCATCGACCACCACGAGCCGCATCTCACATTGACCGGATTGCGCCTGGTCTACGAGCGCAATCAGCGCCGCAAGGGTGTTTGA